One window of Nicotiana tomentosiformis chromosome 11, ASM39032v3, whole genome shotgun sequence genomic DNA carries:
- the LOC138901915 gene encoding uncharacterized protein, with translation MGQLASAKNTRPVIAFPSDTKANPKASINVVSLRNERQLEEVPSKKRKQVAFNEKQATIEAESEKAKEPEKLVEEAVGQINIPLVDILQEVPKYAKYIKDIVANKRRLVEFETVALTEECSSRIQSKLSPKLKDLGSFTIQFSIGKHAVGRDLCDLGASINLMPIYVFRQLRLGEPRPTTTILQLADLPLAHRERVIEDVLVQVGSLIFPTDFIILDYEPDQEVQFILGHPFLATSRVIIDVCEGKMIMRVGDRVEGNYETLPVIISSRLTDVQEEKLLRVFREHKRAIGWTIVDIKGITPPFYMHKIFLEDGQRPSIEQERRLNPIIKEVVKKEVIKWLDAGIIFPISDSNWRCMMSIFTGMVEIFVEVFMVNFSVFGSSYGDCLKNLDKVLAHCEEINLVLNWKKCYFMVQEGIVLGHRVSKSGIEVDKVKVEAVAKLPPAISVKGVQSFLGHIGFYRRFIKDFSKIPLCKFLEKDVTFKFDEACLKAFEELKEKLMAAPIVVAPDWSLPFELMCDASDHAIGAVLGHRKDNKFYSIYYASKTLDDA, from the exons ATGGGGCAACTTGCCAGTGCAAAAAATACTCGACCAGTTATAGCCTTTCCAAGCGACACTAAGGCTAATCCTAAGGCATCTATTAATGTTGTGTCATTGAGGAATGAGAGACAGTTAGAAGAAGTCCCATCGAAAAAGAGAAAGCAAGTAGCCTTTAATGAAAAACAGGCCACCATAGAGGCAGAATCAGAAAAAGCAAAGGAGCCAGAGAAGCTAGTTGAAGAGGCGGTG GGGCAAATTAATATTCCGCTGGTAGACATCTTGCAAGAAGTGCCCAAATATGCCAAATACATCAAAGACATAGTGGCAAATAAGAGGAGGTTGGTCGAGTTCGAGACTGTGGCACTTACCGAAGAATGTAGCTCAAGAATTCAAAGCAAGCTATCTCCGAAATTAAAGGATCTaggtagtttcactatccaaTTCTCGATTGGAAAGCACGCAGTTGGGCGAGATttgtgtgatcttggggcaagcaTCAATTTGATGCCTATATATGTTTTCAGACAGTTGAGGTTGGGTGAGCCGCGCCCAACTACGACGATTCTACAGTTGGCTGATCTCCCCCTTGCTCATCGAGAAagggtgattgaagatgtgttagttcaagtAGGTTCTTTAATATTTCCTACTGATTTTATTATCTTGGACTATGAGCCTGATCAGGAAGTCCAGTTTATTTTGGGGCATCCATTCTTAGCCACGAGTAGAGTTATTATTGATGTATGTGAAGGAAAGATGATAATGAGAGTGGGTGATCGAGTGGAG GGGAATTATGAAACGTTACCAGTGATTATTTCATCTAGATTGACCGATGTGCAAGAAGAAAAGCTGCTAAGAGTATTTCGTGAGCACAAAAGagctattgggtggacaattGTTGATATCAAGGGAATCACTCCACCATTCTACATGCATAAAATTTTTCTGGAAGATGGACAACGCCCCAGTATTGAGCAAGAAAGGAGGTTAAATCCTATTATCAAGGAGGTCGTGAAGAAGGAGGTAATTAaatggcttgatgcaggtattatCTTCCCTATTTCTGACAGCAACTGG AGGTGCATGATGTCCATTTTCACTGGTATGGTAGAAAtatttgtagaagtattcatggttAATTTTTCAGTCTTTGGGTCTTCTTATGGTGATTGTTTAAAgaatttggataaggtattggcacattgtgaagaaataaatttggtgctaaattggaaAAAGTGCTATTTTATGGTGCAAGAGGGCATTGTGTTGGGTCATAGAGTATCGAAGAGtggcattgaagttgataaggtGAAGGTGGAGGCGGTTGCAAAGTTACCTCCAGCCATATCTGTGAAGGGTGTCCAGagtttcttgggacacatagGTTTCTATAGACGCTTTAttaaagatttttctaaaattcCATTATGCAAGTTTCTTGAAAAGGATGTGACTTTCAAATTTGATGAAGCTTGCCTGAAGGCATTCGAGGAGCTCAAAGAGAAGTTGATGGCTGCCCCCATTGTTGTGGCGCCGGATTGGTCCTTACCATTTGAActtatgtgcgatgcaagtgaccatGCTATTGGGGCGGTGCTAGGCCATAGGAAGGACAATAAGTTTTACTCCATATACTATGCGAGTAAGACTCTTGATGATGCATAG